A single Lolium perenne isolate Kyuss_39 chromosome 6, Kyuss_2.0, whole genome shotgun sequence DNA region contains:
- the LOC127326735 gene encoding uncharacterized protein, whose translation MRVFAQPPVMETPVSTAWERPLDRYVRSRLEASAAEEAAMAEQRAAAERDLFVATTAEEAAVPNDGPAARRSRSRRRSPHGRGAAAPLPSALPPLAVEKREPSRSWSCRPVPIHPPARPPIRRLLSSSGSSPSSGRRCTDHGRRNAELCRHGYGERHRPRHPPPAPRCLLHGRRVRQPQERPRWQRRGRHGRAGKKRARAELVVHEPALLHIFFTGEEEFQLALFRNSNRKNLFADRIFDLFDRKCNGVIELEEFVRSLHIFHPDTPTAEKIAFAFRLYDLRGTGSIEREEEMVLAILNESDLPLMVKLWKSCSFPRKSQGGSSPDPCQCNIGQELWPKVVILLDIFAWVLSWVIYPLCSVKIQLFFLGTSRR comes from the exons ATGCGTGTGTTCGCCCAGCCGCCGGTCATGGAGACGCCGGTCAGTACAGCGTGGGAGCGCCCCCTGGACCGCTATGTACGAAGCAGGCTGGAGGCATCAGCCGCAGAAGAAGCGGCGATGGCCGAGCAGAGAGCTGCCGCCGAGAGGGACCTATTCGTGGCGACTACTGCCGAGGAGGCTGCCGTGCCCAACGACGGCCCG GCAGCCCGCCGCTCGCGGTCGAGAAGAAGGAGTCCTCACGGTCGTGGAGCTGCCGCCCCGCTCCCATCCGCCCTCCCGCCGCTCGCGGTCGAGAAGAGGGAGCCCTCGCGGTCATGGAGCTGCCGCCCCGTTCCCATCCACCCTCCCGCACGACCGCCGATTCGCCGCCTCCTCTCCAGCTCCGGCTCATCGCCGAGCTCCGGCAGGAGGTGCACGGATCACGGCCGCCGCAACGCCGAGCTCTGCCGCCATGGATACGGCGAACGACATCGGCCTCGCCACCCTCCACCCGCACCTCGATgcctcctccatggccgccgcgttCGCCAACCCCAAGAGCGGCCGCGGTGGCAGCGGCGCGGGAGGCATGGTCGCGCCGGGAAGAAGCGTGCACGAGCTGAGCTCGTGGTGCATGAGCCTGCTCTTCTACACATTTTTTTCACTGGGGAG GAGGAGTTCCAACTTGCTCTCTTCAGGAATAGCAACCGAAAGAACCTTTTCGCCGATCGG ATATTTGATCTGTTTGACCGGAAGTGCAATGGTGTGATTGAATTAGAGGAGTTCGTTCGGTCTCTCCACATTTTTCACCCGGATACACCTACAGCCGAGAAGATTGCAT TTGCATTCAGACTATATGACCTGCGAGGCACCGGCAGCATTGAACGTGAAGAG GAAATGGTGCTTGCAATCCTGAACGAATCGGACCTGCCACTTATGGTCAAACTGTGGAAATCATGTTCGTTCCCCAGAAAGTCCCAAGGAGGCTCTTCACCTGACCCATGTCAGTGCAATATTGGACAAGAGTTATGGCCTAAG GTGGTCATCTTGCTGGACATATTTGCTTGGGTGCTATCGTGGGTGATATATCCACTTTGTTCGGTTAAGATTCAACTATTCTTT CTCGGGACAAGCAGGAGATGA
- the LOC127326736 gene encoding ervatamin-C-like, translating into MRMEKVSVSQPADCPSRILYTRYLDGTARKTPPDPALNSSSGINRFGDLTDEELAEVYNCAVDPQRLPLLDDVDTHRFTPEAAVSQPTNLPYGVNWAGMGLDGSPPAISSVKDQGPSCGSCWAFAATAAVEGLHAIKTKTLSISLSEQQIVDCDTSIEQRVHKRVGQDWRRSLSIPTREGRALARRSIVSPLIPIEGHILVPSNSELELRAAVAHQPVIVTVDASGNAFKKYDGGVFRGPCDNNGGGHQMTAVGYSYNLITHETYWTLKNSWGRNWGEKGYMRLLREINSTGPGLCGIHKNAFYPWRRD; encoded by the exons ATGCGAATGGAGAAAGTAAGTGTGTCGCAACCAGCTGATTGTCCTTCAAGAATATTGTATACCAGGTACCTCGACGGCACCGCCAG GAAGACGCCTCCAGATCCAGCGCTCAACTCGTCGTCGGGCATAAACCGCTTCGGCGACCTGACGGACGAGGAGTTGGCGGAGGTCTACAACTGTGCTGTGGACCCTCAGCGCCTCCCCCTCCTCGACGACGTCGACACCCACCGCTTCACCCCCGAAGCTGCTGTGTCCCAGCCGACGAACCTCCCCTATGGCGTCAACTGGGCGGGGATGGGCTTGGACGGCAGCCCGCCGGCCATCAGCAGCGTCAAGGACCAGGGGCCCAGCTGTGGCAGCTGCTGGGCCTTCGCAGCTACCGCGGCTGTGGAGGGCCTGCACGCCATTAAGACCAAGACCCTGTCGATTTCACTTTCGGAGCAGCAGATTGTCGATTGCGACACCTCGATCGAGCAACGGGTGCACAAACGGGTGGGGCAG GACTGGCGCCGGAGTCTGTCTATCCCTACAAGGGAAGGCAGGGCTCTTGCCAGAAGGTCGATCGTCAGCCCCCTGATCCCGATCGAAGGACACATTTTAGTGCCATCAAATTCTGAGCTGGAACTCAGAGCTGCCGTGGCCCATCAACCGGTCATCGTGACTGTGGATGCTAGCGGGAACGCCTTCAAGAAGTACGACGGAGGTGTCTTCCGCGGACCTTGCGACAACAACGGCGGTGGCCACCAGATGACGGCGGTGGGCTACTCCTACAACCTGATCACCCACGAGACCTACTGGACTCTGAAGAACTCGTGGGGTCGTAACTGGGGAGAGAAGGGATATATGAGGCTGTTGAGAGAGATCAACAGCACGGGTCCCGGTCTCTGCGGCATTCATAAGAATGCATTTTACCCATGGCGGCGCGATTAG